The Streptomyces sp. 11x1 genomic sequence TGCGCGACGCCTGCTGAGGCCCCGGACCTCTGAGGCCCCGGACCTCTGAGGCCCCGACCCGCTGAGGGCCCGCCCCGCTGAGGGCCCACCCCCAGACGCCGCCCCGCTCCGCCGGGGGCGGCCGATCCGGGTGCCGCTTAATTGCGTTGACACCCCCACGGCCCCTCCGTACTTTGTTCCACGGTCCTGTTGCCGTCGATTGGAGAAGGACGTTGCTCGTCTGAGGTCCTGAGACACCGCGTCACACAGCCCGCCGTATGCCGGCGCCCCTGTGTGCGTAGCGTGCGACCTCGGCGTACAGCCGTCCCTTCGGCAGCGGGCCTTCTCTCGCCCCCGTCGTATGTCGCCCTCGCGGTGTTTCGAACGCGTCGCCCCTGGCCGCTTCCCTCACCCGCGAGGTTCCTCATGTCTACTCCCCTTTCCCTCACCTGCGCCTCCCTGTCCTTCGCCTGGCCCGACGGCACCCTGGTCTTCGAGGATCTGCAGATGGCGTTCGGCCCCGGCCGGACCGGACTCGTCGGCGTCAACGGGTCGGGTAAATCAACCCTGTTGAAGCTGATCGCCGGTGAACTCACCCCGTCCGACGGCACCGTGCGGGTGGCCGGCGAGGTCGGCTACCTGCCGCAGAACGTCACGCTCGACACCGGCCTGAGAGTCGACGAGGCGCTCGGCATCGCCACCGCCCGCGCCGCGCTGCACGCCATCGAGGCCGGTGACGTGGCCGAGGAGCACTTCGCGGCGATCGGCGACGACTGGGACGTCGAGGAACGCGCACTGGCGACCCTCGGCGGGCTCGGGCTGGGCCACGTCGATCTGGACCGCACCATCGGCGAGGTCTCGGGCGGCGAGTCGGTGCTGCTGCGGCTGGCCGCGCTGCTGCTGCGCCGCCCCGACGTCCTCCTGCTGGACGAGCCGACCAACAACCTGGACCTGTACGCGCGGCGCAGGCTGTACGACGCGGTCGAGGCGTGGTCCGGGGTGCTGGTCGTGGTCAGCCACGACCGTGAACTCCTGGACCTGGTCGACCAGATCGCCGATCTGCACTCCGGCGAGGTCACCTGGTACGGCGGCAACTTCTCCGCGTACGAGGAGGCACTCGCCGTCGAACAGGAGGCGGCCGAAAGGATGGTGCGGGTCGCCGAGACGGATCTGAAGAAGCAGAAGCGCGAACTGGTCGACGCACAGGTCAAGTTGGCCCGGCGCAAGCGGTTCGGGCAGAAGATGCAGGACCAGAAGCGGGTGCCGAAGATCGTCGCGCACGCGCGCAAGCGGGCGGCCCAGGAGTCCGCCGGCAAGCACCGCATCCTGCACGAGGAGCGGCTCGCCGGGGCGAGGGAACGCCTCGACGAGGCGGTGGAGGCCGTACGGGACGAGGACGAGATCCGCGTCGAGCTGCCGTACACGGCCGTACCTCCGGGCCGTACCGTGCTCACCCTGCTGGACCTGGAACTGAGGTACGGAGCCCGGGTGACGGGCGGCCTCGATCTGCGCGGCCCGGAGCGGATCGCGTTGGTCGGCCGCAACGGCTCGGGCAAGACCACGCTGCTGCGGACCATCGCGGGCGAGCTGGAGCCGGTGAGCGGCGAGTCGAGGGCGCACGTCCCGACGCGGTTCCTGCCGCAGCGGCTCGACGTTCTCGACGACAGGCTGACGGTCGCCGAGAACGTGGCCCGGTTCGCGCCGGACGCGACCAACAACCGGATCCGGGCGCGCCTCGCCCGCTTCCTGTTCCGGGGCGCCCGGGCCGACCAGCAGGCAGCCACGCTCTCCGGCGGGGAGCGCTTCCGCGCCGCCCTGGCCGCCCTGATGCTCGCCGAGCCCGCCCCGCAGCTGCTGATGCTGGACGAGCCGACGAACAATCTCGACATGGCGAGCGTGCGACAGCTGACGACCGCGTTGGAGGGGTACGAGGGCGCACTGATCGTGGCCAGCCACGACCTGCCGTTCCTGGAGTCGATCGGGATCACACGGTGGCTGCTGATGGAGGAGGGAGAGCTGCGGGCGACCACCCCGGAGGAACTCTGGGCCGACTGATCTGGGCGGCGCCGGAGGCCGGCCGACCTGGGCTCTCGCCGACCGGCCGACTACCGCCGAGTAACTCAGGAGGACCACAGCCTGCCCCGGGGTTGGCAACTGCTCACCCAGGAGCGCGCACAAGACCGCTTTGGCTCGATCGTGTGATGGTCGGCTTCCTGCCATGCCGTGCACTGGGCCATCCGGGCTGACGTGATCGCGCGATCCAGGACGCGGATACGGCGCCTGGGGCACCCCCGGCGGTAGCCGGCGGGTGCGGGGCCCCCGCTCCACCGGAGTGATGGTTCGGGCCCTCCCCGTCGCCTCTGGCCCTACCCGCCTGCCCAGATCGCACAGGGAACCGGCCTCCCGGGCTCGGACCACGCACAGGATGCGTGTCGCTGCCTCGGGGTTGAGTACG encodes the following:
- a CDS encoding ABC-F family ATP-binding cassette domain-containing protein; translation: MSTPLSLTCASLSFAWPDGTLVFEDLQMAFGPGRTGLVGVNGSGKSTLLKLIAGELTPSDGTVRVAGEVGYLPQNVTLDTGLRVDEALGIATARAALHAIEAGDVAEEHFAAIGDDWDVEERALATLGGLGLGHVDLDRTIGEVSGGESVLLRLAALLLRRPDVLLLDEPTNNLDLYARRRLYDAVEAWSGVLVVVSHDRELLDLVDQIADLHSGEVTWYGGNFSAYEEALAVEQEAAERMVRVAETDLKKQKRELVDAQVKLARRKRFGQKMQDQKRVPKIVAHARKRAAQESAGKHRILHEERLAGARERLDEAVEAVRDEDEIRVELPYTAVPPGRTVLTLLDLELRYGARVTGGLDLRGPERIALVGRNGSGKTTLLRTIAGELEPVSGESRAHVPTRFLPQRLDVLDDRLTVAENVARFAPDATNNRIRARLARFLFRGARADQQAATLSGGERFRAALAALMLAEPAPQLLMLDEPTNNLDMASVRQLTTALEGYEGALIVASHDLPFLESIGITRWLLMEEGELRATTPEELWAD